One genomic region from Capra hircus breed San Clemente chromosome 18, ASM170441v1, whole genome shotgun sequence encodes:
- the LOC102177368 gene encoding zinc finger protein OZF isoform X3 — protein sequence MGNLDGEGGLRLAEDLGVNPVQTLCRAGMKFQPHSGEKLFRRDMGKAFMKTRTVHTTKKFSPCQEPGKDFPVSFDLLQYQVTPQEDTECVEASHNGLRRYKCSECGKTFCRKYRLAQHQRVHTGERPYECSECGKTFSYKHILVQHRRVHTGERPYECRECGKAFSNKPTLVRHLRIHTGEKPYECSECGKFFSQSSSLSEHQRIHTGARPYKCNECGKFFTSNSNLIKHRRVHTGTRPYECSECGKFFNQSPSLIKHQRIHTGERPYECSECGKVFSQSSTLIKHQRVHTGARPYKCTECGKLFSQSFGLTQHQRIHTGERPYECTECGEFFSQSTQLTQHRKTHTRAGPLECSRYGKVFSQRSTLIEHQEHHSPDRPYECSECKKAFSRRSNLLRHQKVHTGQRPSNEMSREANNELSP from the coding sequence GGACCTGGGAGTAAACCCTGTCCAGACACTGTGTAGGGCAGGTATGAAATTTCAGCCGCACAGTGGAGAGAAACTGTTTAGAAGAGACATGGGTAAGGCCTTTATGAAGACTCGTACCGTTCATACAACCAAGAAGTTTTCCCCATGCCAGGAGCCTGGGAAGGATTTCCCTGTTAGCTTTGATCTTCTCCAGTACCAGGTCACTCCACAAGAGGACACCGAGTGTGTGGAGGCCTCTCACAATGGACTGAGGCGCTATaagtgcagtgaatgtgggaaaacCTTCTGCCGCAAGTACAGGCTTGCTCAGCACCAGAGAGTCCACACTGGAGAGAGGCCGTATGAATGTAGTGAATGTGGAAAAACCTTCAGCTACAAACACATACTTGTTCAGCACCGGAGAGTCCACACTGGAGAAAGGCCTTATGAGTGCAGGGAATGTGGGAAGGCTTTTAGCAACAAACCCACACTTGTTAGGCACCTGCgaattcacactggagaaaagccttaTGAGTGTAGTGAATGTGGGAAATTCTTTAGCCAAAGCTCCAGCCTTAgtgaacatcagagaattcacactggagCACGGCCTTATAAATGCAatgaatgtggaaaattctttacatCCAACTCCAATCTAATTAAACACAGGCGGGTTCACACAGGCACAAGGCCTTAtgagtgcagtgaatgtgggaaattTTTTAACCAAAGTCCCAGCCTCATTAAACATCAGAGGATCCACACTGGGGAAAGGCCATATGAATGTAGTGAGTGTGGAAAAGTTTTTAGCCAAAGCTCTACTCTCATCAAGCACCAGAGAGTTCACACTGGAGCAAGGCCTTATAAATGCACTGAATGTGGAAAACTTTTTAGCCAAAGCTTTGGCCTCACTcaacaccagagaattcatactggagaaagACCATACGAGTGCACTGAATGTGGAGAATTCTTTAGCCAAAGCACCCAGCTTACTCAGCACCGAAAAACTCACACCAGAGCAGGGCCTCTCGAGTGCAGCAGATATGGAAAAGTCTTTAGTCAAAGGTCTACTCTGATTGAGCACCAGGAACATCACAGCCCAGATAGACCCTATGAGTGCAGTGAGTGTAAGAAAGCTTTCAGCCGAAGGTCTAACCTTCTTCGTCACCAGAAAGTTCATACTGGACAAAGACCTTCAAATGAGATGAGCAGAGAAGCAAATAATGAACTGTCTCCTTAG